In Leptospira stimsonii, a single window of DNA contains:
- a CDS encoding hemerythrin domain-containing protein, whose protein sequence is MELIGKLKKQHRIVNEYAHQIESEIDKANPNIGHLVELLSIFSASLLFHLNVEDMELYLKMENYTDNSPTLVSLFEQYQKTMFGLKDTLLDYASKYSDPLTIEMNFGNFKEETTEILDHLRKRIDREESEFYPLIEDVLRKLSTEEQVVI, encoded by the coding sequence ATGGAATTGATCGGAAAACTCAAAAAACAACACCGGATAGTGAATGAATACGCTCATCAGATCGAGTCTGAAATCGATAAGGCGAATCCGAACATAGGACATTTGGTCGAACTACTTTCTATCTTTTCGGCTTCCTTACTCTTCCATCTCAATGTGGAGGATATGGAGCTTTATCTTAAGATGGAAAACTACACGGATAATTCTCCGACTCTCGTTTCTCTTTTCGAACAATATCAGAAGACGATGTTCGGCCTAAAGGACACGTTGCTTGATTATGCGAGTAAATACTCGGATCCTCTTACGATTGAAATGAATTTCGGGAACTTCAAGGAAGAGACGACGGAGATCTTGGATCATCTCAGAAAGAGAATCGATAGGGAAGAATCGGAATTTTATCCATTGATAGAAGATGTCCTAAGAAAACTTTCGACCGAGGAACAAGTTGTTATATAA
- a CDS encoding GGDEF domain-containing phosphodiesterase — MTNNTQVSPLILRRAIKFCSDNSKEGIVLFSKSWDLLYTNATFDELLQSPNFQSIQDSLLSYLKTTKGIQFEKEMGLSSVLLESGLIDVGYFNDMTLMLNFIVHDLEEVYAIRFLTVRQNLSSDSKESFYQDRFTGLPNKNYFLSIYSNNRIYNNKSNRPYFLFLISLSNPDSILNKEDNFYYESIALKIAERLKKYISKGDQIFRLGSERFLIASANIESELEAEWFAECIILLFSFPFTYREREFHLNANVGYAQFDQLVNSDLNSLRILEEAVQQSALIGPNSFYHYDRSTIEQNATRAKIEIDLRKVLNRNELELAYQPIMDLRQDSILSMEVLLRWNHPEKGKLMPASFISIAESSSFIKTIGEWLIWDTLKSYSTSILKENQICISLNISAKQLNDKQIFNVLKEATDFYGISPDSIILEIIEDSFDSNLIKVNKVIALLKDFGYRFAIDDFGKGYSSLGRLQTLPVDYIKLDKVFLFNYFKSSSKTIISSLINLIQAMDKAIIVEGVENPNQHELLKELNCNYAQGYFYSYPLEASKVEEYIKTKLTQKISRN, encoded by the coding sequence GTGACTAACAATACGCAGGTTTCCCCTCTCATCTTAAGAAGAGCGATCAAGTTTTGTTCCGATAATTCCAAGGAAGGGATTGTACTCTTTTCAAAAAGTTGGGACTTACTATACACGAACGCAACATTCGATGAACTTTTACAATCTCCGAATTTTCAGAGCATTCAAGATTCTCTCTTGTCCTATCTGAAGACGACAAAGGGAATTCAATTTGAAAAGGAAATGGGACTTTCCAGCGTTCTTCTTGAGTCCGGCCTGATCGATGTCGGTTATTTCAACGACATGACCCTGATGTTGAACTTTATCGTTCACGATTTGGAAGAAGTCTATGCGATCCGTTTTCTTACCGTTAGGCAAAATCTTTCCTCCGATTCCAAAGAATCTTTTTATCAGGACCGCTTTACCGGCCTTCCCAACAAAAACTACTTTCTTTCTATCTACAGCAACAATCGGATCTACAACAATAAATCGAATCGACCTTATTTTCTTTTTCTAATCTCTCTTTCTAATCCGGATTCCATTCTCAACAAAGAAGACAATTTTTATTATGAGTCGATCGCCCTCAAAATCGCCGAACGTCTCAAGAAATACATTTCGAAAGGAGATCAAATTTTTCGCCTCGGCTCCGAACGTTTTCTGATCGCAAGTGCGAACATAGAATCCGAACTGGAGGCGGAGTGGTTTGCGGAATGTATCATTCTTCTTTTTTCATTCCCATTCACCTATAGAGAAAGGGAATTTCACCTGAATGCAAACGTAGGTTATGCGCAGTTTGATCAATTGGTCAATTCAGACCTCAATTCATTGAGGATTCTCGAAGAGGCGGTGCAACAATCGGCTCTTATCGGTCCGAATTCATTTTATCACTATGATCGAAGTACGATCGAACAAAATGCGACGAGGGCAAAAATCGAAATCGATTTAAGAAAAGTATTAAACAGAAACGAACTGGAACTGGCCTACCAACCGATCATGGATCTACGCCAAGACTCGATCCTTTCTATGGAGGTTCTTTTACGTTGGAATCATCCCGAAAAAGGAAAGCTGATGCCTGCAAGTTTTATTTCAATCGCCGAAAGTTCGAGTTTTATTAAAACGATCGGAGAATGGTTGATCTGGGATACTCTGAAATCCTACAGCACTTCCATCCTAAAAGAGAACCAAATCTGCATTTCGCTTAACATTTCTGCGAAACAACTGAACGACAAACAGATTTTCAACGTCCTAAAGGAAGCGACCGACTTTTACGGCATTTCTCCGGATTCTATCATTTTGGAGATTATCGAAGATTCTTTCGATTCCAATCTAATAAAGGTGAACAAGGTAATCGCTCTTCTAAAAGACTTCGGTTATCGTTTTGCGATAGACGATTTCGGGAAAGGTTACTCCTCTCTCGGAAGACTGCAAACTCTTCCCGTCGATTATATCAAATTAGATAAGGTTTTTCTATTTAACTACTTTAAATCTTCCAGCAAAACAATCATCTCTTCCTTGATCAATCTCATCCAAGCGATGGACAAGGCAATCATCGTGGAAGGTGTTGAAAATCCAAATCAACACGAACTCTTAAAAGAACTCAATTGCAACTATGCTCAGGGTTATTTCTATTCTTATCCTCTGGAGGCTTCCAAAGTAGAAGAATATATCAAGACGAAACTGACTCAAAAAATTAGTAGGAATTAA
- a CDS encoding STAS domain-containing protein, which translates to MDAKSDSINYKTNDMKLTIEQISSAGTLPGPAVIFQIQGDINIFSAKKLKDAFNESIENEVYILLIDLSGVRVMDSSGIATFIATHSRLNKMPNAGIILYSITPEIEKMLELTRLKSLLRTASNFAEAIRLFSA; encoded by the coding sequence ATGGATGCCAAATCAGACTCTATCAATTACAAGACAAACGATATGAAATTAACGATCGAACAAATTTCCTCCGCTGGGACACTTCCCGGACCGGCCGTCATCTTTCAGATTCAGGGTGATATAAATATTTTTTCAGCGAAAAAACTCAAAGACGCATTCAACGAATCGATCGAAAACGAAGTTTACATTCTTCTAATAGACTTGTCCGGAGTACGGGTGATGGATTCTTCGGGAATCGCTACTTTTATCGCCACTCATTCTCGACTCAACAAAATGCCGAATGCCGGAATCATCCTCTATTCAATTACGCCTGAAATTGAGAAGATGCTGGAACTCACTCGCCTTAAATCCTTGCTGAGAACTGCATCGAATTTTGCGGAAGCGATCCGCCTATTCAGCGCCTGA